The following is a genomic window from Terriglobia bacterium.
CCCAGCCGCTGAACTGGACGATCGCATTCTTTCTTGGCCTTTGTCACGTCGGCGCCATTGCCGCGTTCTTTTTCTTCACCTGGAAGGGGCTGGCGCTGTTTCTGCTTCTGTGGTGGGTGTCGGGGAGTCTCGGCATCGGCATGGGCTACCACCGCCTGCTCACGCATCGCGGCTACAAGTGCCCGAAGTGGGTGGAGTATTTCCTCACCGTCTGCGCGACGCTATGCCTGCAAGGCGGACCGATCGGCTGGGTGGCAACGCATCGCCTGCATCATCAGAACTCCGACCAGGAAGGCGACCCCCATTCTCCCCACGATGGCGGATTCTGGGCGCACATGGGATGGATCATCACCGGACAGGCTAATCACAACCGAACCACCGAGCTGCTGCCTTACGTCCCCGACCTGCGCAAAGACCGGTTTCACCTCTGGATCAGCAAGTGGCATTGGGTGCCGCTGGTCACGCTGGCGGGCGCTGTGCTCGTGGTCGGCGGCCTGACGTTTGGATGGGCGGTAGGATGGTCGTGCCTGCTGTGGGGGATTTTCCTGCACGTAACCGTCGGCTCGCACGCCACCTATTTCGTCAATTCAGCCACGCACATGTGGGGCTCGCAGCGTTTTCAGACCGGCGACGATTCCACCAATAACTTCTGGATCGCTATGATCACCTGGGGTGAAGGCTGGCACAACAACCATCACGCACACCCGCAATCGGCGCGCCACGGGTTAGCCTGGTATGAGTTCGATTTGAAC
Proteins encoded in this region:
- a CDS encoding fatty acid desaturase, with the translated sequence MRMVARDRTFTQPLNWTIAFFLGLCHVGAIAAFFFFTWKGLALFLLLWWVSGSLGIGMGYHRLLTHRGYKCPKWVEYFLTVCATLCLQGGPIGWVATHRLHHQNSDQEGDPHSPHDGGFWAHMGWIITGQANHNRTTELLPYVPDLRKDRFHLWISKWHWVPLVTLAGAVLVVGGLTFGWAVGWSCLLWGIFLHVTVGSHATYFVNSATHMWGSQRFQTGDDSTNNFWIAMITWGEGWHNNHHAHPQSARHGLAWYEFDLNWYGISVLRMLGLAWDIKLPRMKSAVLPQPVASIQEPGGAAASAELARAASGD